A stretch of the Nothobranchius furzeri strain GRZ-AD chromosome 5, NfurGRZ-RIMD1, whole genome shotgun sequence genome encodes the following:
- the LOC139070099 gene encoding tumor necrosis factor receptor superfamily member 11B-like, with amino-acid sequence MMSSEIVKSNPVMKLMVLFTASFSWAFQQHAAPLKYQYRDPRTSDLLLCDQCPPGTSLKQHCTADTPTECQPCPERHFAENWHWGDTCQYCTSVCKERQLVKQQCNSTHDQLCECAPGFYLVVEFCITHSSCPPGSGVKTLGTPVSDTVCERCPDGYFSTSSSPADPCQPHRNCSDSGLKTLRWGTSTSDSLCGPQDRKAMLGCSQHLSLCRTDVSLCEEVAFQSLSSVPLERLLESLPGQKVDHKSLEKMKKTCSPQQQVQHLLRLWRQKNKDKVYGIIHGMNHCERKVSRCHALKNLTTSDLMLVTNSLPGVRVQEQDVRAIVSTCLPSQYMLQVLHLWKSENHNLDLAKGLSHSLRVLRSQGAPRHLLKGLKKISRITGTSSAPKMCEKMLVKMLQDDSCFKAHKALNE; translated from the exons ATGATGAGCTCAGAGATAGTGAAATCCAATCCGGTCATGAAACTAATGGTG CTTTTCACAGCTTCCTTTTCCTGGGCTTTTCAGCAACACGCTGCCCCTCTAAAGTACCAGTACCGAGACCCCAGGACGTCTGACCTGCTGTTGTGCGACCAGTGTCCTCCAGGGACGTCGCTGAAACAACACTGCACCGCAGACACGCCCACAGAGTGCCAGCCCTGTCCTGAGAGACATTTTGCTGAGAACTGGCACTGGGGGGACACGTGCCAGTACTGTACCTCG GTGTGTAAGGAGCGGCAGCTGGTGAAACAGCAGTGCAACAGCACTCACGACCAGCTGTGTGAGTGCGCTCCAGGGTTCTATCTAGTGGTGGAGTTCTGCATTACACACAGCAGCTGTCCTCCGGGCTCCGGGGTCAAAACATTAG GAACGCCGGTGAGCGACACTGTGTGTGAACGCTGTCCCGATGGTTATTTCTCCACCAGCAGCTCTCCCGCTGATCCGTGCCAACCTCACAGGAACTGCTCGGACTCTGGCCTGAAGACACTCCGATGGGGCACGTCCACTTCAGACAGCCTCTGTGGACCTCAGGACAGAAAAGCAATGCTGGGGTGCTCTCAGCACCTCAGCTTGTGCCGTACTG ATGTGTCTCTGTGTGAGGAGGTGGCCTTCCAGTCCCTGTCCTCAGTGCCTCTGGAGCGACTGCTGGAGAGTCTGCCTGGTCAGAAGGTGGATCACAAGAGCctggagaagatgaagaagacCTGCAGTCCCCAGCAGCAGGTCCAACACCTGCTGCGGTTGTGGAGGCAGAAGAACAAAGACAAAGTCTATGGCATCATACATG GAATGAACCACTGTGAGAGGAAGGTCTCCCGCTGTCACGCTCTGAAAAACCTCACCACCAGTGACCTGATGTTGGTGACCAACAGCCTTCCTGGGGTCAGAGTTCAGGAGCAGGATGTGAGGGCCATCGTCTCCACCTGTCTGCCCAGCCAGTACATGCTGCAGGTACTCCACCTGTGGAAATCCGAAAACCACAACCTGGATCTAGCAAAAGGTCTGTCTCACAGTCTGAGGGTGTTACGCAGCCAGGGGGCACCTCGGCATCTGCTGAAGGGGCTCAAGAAGATCAGCCGCATCACAGGAACCAGCTCGGCGCCCAAGATGTGCGAGAAGATGTTAGTTAAGATGCTACAGGATGACTCGTGTTTTAAAGCTCATAAGGCATTAAATGAATGA